TGGGTGTTCTGCTTTGTAGTCTGATTCATTCTGCTCGCAACAGTCACTCCACCTAGCagccttttttttgttgccatttcTCCCTTTCACTGCAGCACCCCCAGACAAAAAGCAGAGTTGTAAAAGCTCATTTAGCGCAAAGCAGAGCATTTAAGCCCCATTGTAGAGGCCCCCTTGATTATCTTTGTATTAATTGATCCGCCTACAgacacccccctctccctctcgctgtaCTGTCGAGTTCCCCTTCTCTTTCCAGACACGGTGTTGCTCTCACAGGTTGACGCTAAAACTGAGGTTGTTCTGAAGATGGGAGGGACGGATGTACTATTCCACTTACCTGGCAGTTTGACTAAGTGGTCTGGCCTGCTATCTATACCCTAACACCCAGATTGGACTGACTCATTTGGGTTTGCGTGCGTGGGGGGGGAAGGGCAGCAAGCTGAACCTGCGTCGAGTCTGAAGTGGCTCGGCAGGCTCTGAGCCCTTTGTGAGCATTGTGACGAAGACACTTCAACAGGCGCCAGCGGCAGATGCCTCTTCACTCTCCAAGGCTGTGTTCTTTAAGACACCATCATAACACATTTTAAGCTTTAGCGGTGAAACAACTTTGGCATCAACCATCAAGCTTTGGTTCATTTGGAGGCTAATTTAGGATGAACTTGGACAAAGGACATAAATGGACAAAGGCCTATTTGTGTTTTATCAAGACATCGGTTCATGTTTTGTTTATCTTCTGTGGACCTTTTTGCTCATAGAGGACTGTATCAGTTTTTTACTCCCAGCGAATCGAGTATCAGATTTGATCAGCCTGAAGTATCTAGGTAAGGCTACACCTAGATCAGCTCAGCGCTTGGGTGCGTGTGAAGTTAGAGGGCCAGAGCTGCTGACAGAAGTGGATGACATCAATTATACCCTAGCCACAAACCCACTAGGCCTGATGGTTCCGTTTCTGAAGCTCGATCAATCAAAAATAGGTGAGCTGCCACTAGCGGCTGCACAGCTATTGACTCTTCAATAATTCATCAGTTTGTAAGAGGGGGAAAGTAAGAGAGCTAGGAGTGACGGATGgtggtggaggaagagaagacaaTCACCGGGGGGGAAAAAGTAGAAAAACGGTGAGTTGAAGACATCTGACTAGATGTTGGAAAGAAACAGAGACATAAGAAGCTTGAGAAGGGAAGGTAGTTTAAGACAGGACAGTGAGTGACTCAAATTCAGGATTGTGAAAGgcccagacagagagagcaggtggagCAAAGGAGTGGGCCTTGAAGTGAGAAAGAGGCCATAGACAAGTGTTTTAAACAGTTTCAGGTGGTCAGAAGACATCGAGAGCAGCCATCATGGTCAACACAGGCATGCAGCTGATCAGCTTCACCTGCGCGGTGACAGGTTGGGTCATGGCCATTGCTGTGACGGCCTTGCCTCAGTGGAAGGTGTCAGCCTTCATCGGCAGCAACATCCTCACCTCCGAGATCAAGTGGGAGGGCATCTGGATGAGCTGCATCTACCAGACCACGGGCCACATGCAGTGCAAGACCTACGACTCCATGCTGGCTCTGCCCCCGGACCTCCAGGCAGCTCGTGCCCTCATGTGTGTGGCCATCTTCCTGGGCTGGTTGTCCTGCACCGTGTCCTGCTGCGGCATGAAGTGCACCACGTGCGCTGGTGACGACCGTCGCGCCAAGGCGGGCATCGCCCTCTCCGGCGGCGTGCTATTCATCCTGACGGGCCTGTGCGTGCTGGTGCCCGTCTCCTGGACCGCCAACACGGTGGTCCAGGACTTCTACAACCCCAACGTGCCTGTCATGTACAAGCGAGAGCTTGGCCAGGCGATCTACCTGGGTTGGGCATCTGCAGTTATTCTGATAATCAGCGGGGCCGTGCTGAGCAGCACCTGCCCCCATAtcgagaggggaggaggggagtaccGCCGGGGATACATGGGCCGAAGCTTTCCTAACTTGCGCCCCTCCCCCCTCGCACCTGATCCTCCGAAACCTATCACCTCTAACAGCGTGCCCCTGAAAGAATATGTGTAGTCAGAGAAAATGTGTGAATATAATTGTATGAATTGGAGTATGGGAAGGAGCAAGGTTGAGAAGAGGAAGTAGAAGGCAGGCAAAGGAAACATTTTTTGGACTGTGAGTGGGGGTGAGGAGTTGTGACCTGGAAGGTTTTGAAGATGGGAAGCATTGGATTTGAAGCTCTACTCTGCAGTGATCTTTCACTCTTTTACTGTGAACCTGATGCATTTTTATTTATTGGAACTaatatttttcaaatgtatttgtacATATTCATCTCTACATAGAGACTTTCCATTATGCCTATCATTATTCACCTCATTTGTATTCTAATGTATTTATTGACTACAATACACATTTATTACATCGTGATATATAGCATTAGTGCACAGACAGCTCACAATACTTCAGCGAATGCCTGGAAGACACGACATCAATCACCATAAACATCTTTAAGATATTCGTTTTGTGTGCCTTGTGTTGTGAAGATTTTATTGATTTCTTTCACAATTCTTCTCAGATGTCTGTTAAATTACTTCACAGATTTTGTCTCATGACTATGTAATGGAGTTTGAATAAGTCAAAATTGTAAAAGAATAAACAGATTTTCCCAAGGGtgtttgaatgtttttttttttttacaaatgtttagtTCATGACAAACTGATCTTTTTTCATTGTTTGCCCAGAGTATTGGGGGCCTCATATCTGTGCTAAATGTTCAGCTGTGCACAACTCCAAATGTGTTCCTGTTGCTCTGACCTTGGGTAATATAATGATGGCTCAATCTAGCCCTCCTATAGGCTGTTGGAGTTCCTGTCAAATTAATTGTATCTTTCAGGTTAGCAAGGGCCAACCGTTTGATCTGAGGAAATGGGATCCTGAATAAAACAGATAGTTGGAGCAAGAGAGGTGTAACAAAAGTTGTCTATTTATTATTTCTCATATTATACTccatgacatttcaaatgtttgtCCACAATAAAAAAATGTTGCTTCGAAGTCAACAGTGATACAACAGCAAAGACCTGAGCTAGAATGGTAACAGAGCTCTGTTACAATTCTGACGTTCTGTCCTCTGCCTTGTTCAGTCCTCTCCTTTGTCCACATCCAGTCCAGTCAGGTGCTCTGCACCGATCAGGGCTGACACATCCAAGTCAAGATCAACCTGACCCCAGTTTGTTATTTTACTCTTCAACCCATTACGGAGTCCTGTTATTGTAGACCATCTGAAAGTGGACAATCACATCCACCGGGTAGTCATCTTGCAGACATCCTGGTAGTTCTCTTTCACTGAGACTCAATGAAAAAGGACACTTTAAACAGTGTATCTGAAAGAGTATGCAGAATAACTACATGAGTTTATTACATTCGGTGAgggtaattacagtgccttcagaaagtattcacacccctagactttttccacatttcattgtgtttcagactgaatttaaaatggattaaattgagattgtgtcactcaacacccaataatgtcaaataggaattgtttttagaaatgtttacaaattaatgaaaaattaaaagctgaaatgtcttgagccaataaatattcaacccttttgtGATCGCAAGCCTTAACTTcagaagtaaaaatgtgcttaacaagtcacataataagttgcatggactctgtgcgcaatatgtaaggtccctcagtcgtgctgggaatttcaagcacagattcaaccacaaagtccagggagattttccaatgcctcgcaaagggcactgattggtagattggtaaaaaaaaacagaaattaaatatccctttgagcacggtgCAGTTATTAACTACACTTGGATGGTGTATCGAtccacccagtcactacaaagatagatgtccttcctaactcagtcgccaaagaggaaggaaaccactcagggatttcaccatgaggccaatggtgactttaaaacagttaagagtttaatggctgtgataggagataactgaggatggatcagcaacattgtagttactccacaatactaacataaatgacagtgaaaagaaggaagcctgtacataatacaaaacatgcatcctgtttgcaataaggcactaaagtaatactgcaaaaactgTGGCGAAGAAATTATATTTTAGCCCTGAATAGAAAGCGTTAtgttgtttggggcaaatccaatacaacacatcagtgagtaccactctccatattttcaagcatggtggtggctgcatcatgttatgatatgcttgtcatcggcaaggactaggaagGTTTTTGGGGGATAAAAAgaaagagctaagcacaggcaaaatcctagatgtaaaaaaaaattccaacagacactgggagacaaattcccctttcagaaggacaataccctaaaacacaaggccaaatatacactggagttacttaccaagatgaTATTGAATGTTCCGAGTGGCCTAACTACAGTTTTGACtaaaattggcttgaaaatctatgacaagacttgaaaatgactatctagcaatgatcaacaaccacctaggatcaagagagacgctcaagtgttttagtactttatctcttgacacaatgatgaaaataatcatggcctctaaaccttcaagccgcatactggaccctattccaactaaactactgaaagagctgcttcctgtgcttggccctcctatgttgaacataataaacgtctctctatccaccggatgtgtaccaaactcactaaaagtggcagtaataaagcctctcttgaaaaagccaaaccttgacccagaaaatataaaaaacgatcggcctatatcgaatcttccattcctctcaaaaattttagaaaaggctgttgcgcaacaactcactgccttcctgaagacaaacaatgtatacgaaatgcttcagtctggttttagaccccatcgtagcactaagactgcacttgtgaaggtggtaaatgaccttttaatggcatcagaccgatgctctgcatctgtcctcgtgctcctagaccttagtgctgcttttgataccattgatcaccacattcttttggagagattggaaacccaaattggtctacacggacgagttctggcctggtttagatcttatctgtcggaaagatatcagtttgtctctgaatggtttgtctgacaaatcaactgtaaatttcttggggatgtcattcgaaaacataatgttaactttcactgctatgcggatgacacacagctgtacatttcaatgaaacatggtgaagccccaaaattgccctcgctagaagcatgcgtttcagacataaggaagtggatggctgcaaactttctacttttaaactcggacaaaacagagatgcttgttctaggtcccaagaaacaaagagatcttctgttgaatctgacaattaatcttaatggttgtacagtcgtctcaaataaaactgtgaaggacctcggcgttactctggactgtgatctctcttttgaagaacatatcaagaccatttcaaggacagcttttttccatctacgtaacattgcaaaaatcagaaactttctg
This genomic window from Oncorhynchus clarkii lewisi isolate Uvic-CL-2024 chromosome 32, UVic_Ocla_1.0, whole genome shotgun sequence contains:
- the LOC139392324 gene encoding claudin-9-like, translating into MVNTGMQLISFTCAVTGWVMAIAVTALPQWKVSAFIGSNILTSEIKWEGIWMSCIYQTTGHMQCKTYDSMLALPPDLQAARALMCVAIFLGWLSCTVSCCGMKCTTCAGDDRRAKAGIALSGGVLFILTGLCVLVPVSWTANTVVQDFYNPNVPVMYKRELGQAIYLGWASAVILIISGAVLSSTCPHIERGGGEYRRGYMGRSFPNLRPSPLAPDPPKPITSNSVPLKEYV